From a region of the Armatimonas rosea genome:
- the ftsW gene encoding putative lipid II flippase FtsW, whose amino-acid sequence MNGNQRRFAADWWLFVIILVLVVFGIVMVYDSSYCIARAYDDYNNDPFHFARKQVLSAAIGFAGLFICSRIPYWWLKRIAVPGFILSIILLLLVWGIGLVSLGARRWIALGPIQLQPSELAKLAMVVFLAWLLAERRAYVQTARGVFWLTVAVGVPMILTERQPDLGTAATMFFAYLILLAAAGVRRKYLLVVTLACSLLAVGTLYLPSKSHPEEPNYRMRRITTFLHPEADKDKDGYQVWRSLVALGSGGATGVGFTFGHEKRPGGLPAQRTDFIFAVVGEELGLVGTSAVLIAFLCLACRGFSIALRTKDPFGRFLATGLTALVSAQALLNIAVVTSWAPTTGIPLPLISYGGSSLVPTLCGLGILLGISCRPFYREGGSKTPLLSKERPSQKFFERAGIK is encoded by the coding sequence ATGAATGGAAATCAGCGACGGTTTGCGGCGGACTGGTGGCTCTTTGTCATCATCCTAGTCCTGGTGGTGTTTGGGATCGTCATGGTCTACGACTCGTCGTACTGCATCGCCCGCGCCTACGACGACTACAACAACGATCCGTTCCACTTCGCCCGTAAGCAGGTTCTCTCCGCAGCAATTGGCTTTGCGGGGCTCTTTATCTGCTCGCGGATTCCCTACTGGTGGCTGAAGCGTATCGCCGTGCCAGGCTTTATTCTCTCGATCATCCTGCTGCTGCTGGTCTGGGGAATAGGGCTTGTCTCGCTAGGTGCCCGGCGCTGGATCGCCCTAGGCCCCATTCAGCTCCAGCCCTCCGAGCTCGCAAAGCTGGCGATGGTTGTCTTCCTGGCGTGGCTCCTGGCGGAGCGGCGTGCCTATGTCCAGACCGCCCGCGGTGTCTTCTGGCTGACGGTCGCGGTGGGAGTCCCGATGATCCTCACCGAGCGCCAGCCCGACCTAGGCACGGCCGCGACCATGTTCTTTGCCTACCTGATCCTGCTCGCGGCGGCGGGTGTACGGCGCAAGTACCTCCTCGTGGTCACCCTGGCCTGCTCGCTCCTAGCGGTGGGGACCCTCTATCTGCCGAGCAAGTCCCACCCGGAGGAGCCCAACTACCGCATGCGCCGCATCACGACTTTCCTCCACCCCGAGGCCGATAAGGACAAAGACGGCTACCAGGTCTGGCGGAGCCTCGTGGCGCTGGGCAGTGGCGGCGCGACCGGGGTCGGCTTCACCTTCGGCCACGAGAAGCGCCCCGGCGGCCTGCCCGCCCAGCGCACGGACTTTATCTTCGCCGTGGTCGGGGAGGAGCTAGGGCTGGTTGGTACGTCGGCGGTCCTCATCGCCTTCCTCTGCCTGGCCTGCCGTGGGTTCAGTATCGCCCTGCGCACCAAGGACCCCTTTGGCCGCTTCCTCGCCACGGGCCTGACCGCTCTGGTCTCCGCCCAAGCCCTCCTCAATATCGCGGTCGTGACCTCGTGGGCCCCGACCACCGGAATCCCCCTCCCCCTCATCTCCTACGGGGGCTCGTCGCTGGTGCCCACTCTCTGCGGCCTGGGCATCCTGCTGGGAATCTCCTGCCGCCCGTTCTACCGTGAGGGAGGAAGCAAGACGCCGCTTCTCTCCAAGGAGCGCCCCAGCCAGAAGTTCTTCGAGCGAGCGGGAATCAAATAA
- the murD gene encoding UDP-N-acetylmuramoyl-L-alanine--D-glutamate ligase: MRVAVIGLAATGIATARVLVAEGAEVVICDSKPESLLPPARVAEALAIPGVTLQLGSTELPESLVLVVPSPGVPPTAPPLLQALARGIEVSSEIEIAYRLAKAPILAITGTNGKTTTTAMLGAICQAAGRKTFVAGNIAEDHGKRLPLIEAAMAAPKDAVIVAEISSFQLEWVSSFRPKVAAWLNLSSDHLDRYATLTEYGQTKARIFAAQQHSDFAVVNADDTYVRCLGGGIGKAMRLPFHGEAPTLHSSLHLDPRELRVPGVHNLANACAASSMALAFGLNPGKIADGLRGFKGVAHRMEVVGEREGILYINNSMCTNPAAVAASLSSLPGKVIAISGGRHKGGDIQPMVDALARHARRVVLIGEDGPFLGEELLKVGYTASELAPSLEAAVEQASAHARRGETVLLVPGFASFDMFTGFEQRGQVFREAVGTLL; encoded by the coding sequence ATGAGAGTGGCTGTGATCGGGCTGGCGGCCACGGGTATCGCCACCGCGCGTGTGCTGGTGGCCGAGGGTGCGGAGGTCGTGATCTGCGACTCCAAGCCCGAGTCCCTGCTCCCCCCCGCACGGGTCGCCGAGGCACTCGCCATTCCCGGTGTCACCCTCCAGCTAGGTAGCACCGAGCTCCCCGAGAGCCTCGTGCTGGTAGTTCCCTCCCCCGGTGTCCCCCCGACTGCGCCGCCGCTCTTGCAGGCCCTGGCGCGCGGGATCGAGGTCTCCAGCGAGATCGAGATCGCCTACCGCCTCGCCAAGGCCCCGATCCTCGCCATCACCGGCACCAATGGCAAGACCACCACGACCGCGATGCTGGGCGCGATCTGCCAAGCCGCGGGCCGCAAGACCTTTGTCGCCGGCAATATCGCCGAGGACCATGGCAAGCGCCTGCCCCTGATCGAGGCCGCCATGGCCGCCCCCAAGGACGCCGTGATCGTGGCGGAGATCTCATCGTTCCAGCTAGAGTGGGTCAGCAGCTTCCGGCCCAAGGTCGCGGCCTGGCTCAACCTCTCCAGCGACCACCTGGACCGCTACGCCACCCTGACCGAGTACGGCCAGACCAAGGCGCGGATCTTCGCGGCCCAGCAGCACAGCGACTTTGCGGTGGTCAACGCCGACGATACCTACGTGCGGTGCTTGGGCGGGGGCATTGGTAAGGCGATGCGGCTTCCCTTCCACGGCGAGGCCCCCACCCTGCACTCATCGCTGCACCTCGACCCGCGGGAGCTGCGCGTCCCCGGTGTCCACAACCTCGCCAATGCCTGCGCGGCCTCGTCGATGGCGCTCGCGTTTGGGCTGAACCCCGGAAAGATCGCCGACGGTCTCCGGGGCTTTAAGGGAGTGGCGCACCGGATGGAGGTGGTGGGGGAGCGCGAGGGGATTCTCTACATCAACAACTCCATGTGCACCAACCCCGCCGCGGTCGCCGCCTCGCTCTCGTCGCTCCCCGGAAAGGTGATCGCGATCTCGGGCGGACGGCACAAGGGTGGGGACATCCAGCCGATGGTCGATGCCCTCGCACGCCATGCACGCCGGGTCGTGCTGATCGGGGAGGATGGGCCCTTTCTGGGAGAGGAGCTCCTGAAAGTGGGCTACACCGCCAGCGAGCTCGCTCCCTCTCTGGAGGCGGCAGTCGAGCAGGCGAGCGCCCATGCCCGGCGCGGCGAGACGGTCTTGCTCGTGCCCGGTTTTGCCAGCTTTGATATGTTCACCGGCTTTGAGCAGCGCGGACAGGTCTTTCGGGAAGCGGTAGGAACTCTATTATGA
- the mraY gene encoding phospho-N-acetylmuramoyl-pentapeptide-transferase translates to MMLPGAPFLIAFALVLALGPRLIAFLKAKKGVQPISENAPEKHKLKHGTPTMGGLLILSATGLATLGWLVWERFQATESGSGLLTTSGRSHLVATLLVFLCGGMIGVLDDLGKARKKQNKAGLSERAKLGLQAGVAFSFALYLYFIKLDTMVLGVPLGPLYYVLAALCVIGFGNAVNFTDGLDGLASGTTLIASSALAYCAYAISGVTPEQAVFYGALAGACAGFLCFNAYPARVFMGDTGSLALGMGLSAAAIISQQEVLLFIIGAVYIVEIASMMIQRYVFKYRRIKHGLEYAQQNRVFRRAPLHHHFEELGWHEVQVVVRFWMVALVMALVGILFFGGVR, encoded by the coding sequence ATGATGCTCCCCGGAGCCCCGTTTCTGATCGCCTTTGCGCTGGTTCTCGCGCTGGGGCCGCGCCTGATCGCCTTCCTCAAGGCCAAGAAAGGTGTCCAGCCCATCAGCGAGAACGCCCCTGAAAAACACAAGCTCAAGCACGGCACCCCGACCATGGGAGGCCTGCTGATCCTGAGTGCGACCGGCCTCGCCACCCTGGGCTGGCTGGTCTGGGAGCGCTTTCAGGCGACCGAGAGCGGCTCGGGACTGCTGACCACCTCAGGGCGCTCGCACCTGGTGGCGACCCTGCTGGTCTTTCTCTGCGGCGGCATGATCGGGGTGCTGGACGACCTGGGGAAGGCGCGCAAGAAGCAGAACAAGGCGGGCCTCTCGGAGCGGGCAAAGCTGGGCCTCCAGGCGGGTGTCGCCTTTAGCTTTGCCCTCTACCTGTACTTCATCAAGCTAGACACAATGGTGCTGGGTGTCCCCCTTGGCCCCCTGTACTATGTCCTCGCCGCGCTCTGTGTTATCGGCTTTGGCAACGCGGTCAACTTTACGGATGGCTTAGACGGCCTCGCCAGCGGCACGACTTTAATTGCCTCATCCGCGCTGGCCTACTGCGCCTACGCCATCAGCGGGGTCACGCCGGAGCAGGCGGTGTTCTACGGCGCACTCGCGGGGGCCTGTGCGGGCTTTCTGTGCTTCAATGCCTACCCCGCGCGGGTCTTCATGGGCGACACGGGCTCGCTGGCGCTGGGCATGGGGCTGAGCGCGGCGGCCATTATCTCCCAGCAAGAGGTACTCCTCTTTATCATTGGAGCGGTCTATATTGTCGAGATCGCCTCGATGATGATCCAGCGCTATGTCTTTAAGTACCGCCGGATCAAGCACGGCCTAGAATACGCCCAACAAAACCGGGTCTTTCGGCGCGCCCCCCTGCACCACCACTTCGAGGAGCTGGGCTGGCACGAGGTTCAGGTGGTCGTGCGCTTCTGGATGGTGGCGCTGGTCATGGCGCTCGTAGGCATTCTCTTCTTTGGCGGTGTGCGATGA
- a CDS encoding UDP-N-acetylmuramoyl-tripeptide--D-alanyl-D-alanine ligase, with translation MPFALTLAEAAAALSAPVPTEDLPLTGISTDTRTIQPGALFVALKGEKFDGHNYVQQAIGAGAAAVVADHSLAATVPVLVAKNTTTALGDLALAVRKTFTGPVLGITGSVGKTTTKELTGTLLETMFSVAKSGANFNNEIGVPQTIFGAPESATAWILEMGMRGAGQIAELARIAQPTVGIITGIGLSHIELLGSRQGIANAKAELFEALPENGISIYPATDDFAQTLATKARGRVLTVGLEAKADVQASDIVRQENGWRFTIHSPWGTQKAFLPSAGRFNIQNALLGIAAGAALEIPLDSLAKALLRFEPPAMRLEEVKAACGATVIADCYNAAPDSMVGALQTLAETPLHGTGKRIAVLGEMKELGRFAEEAHKMVGRVAAKLKLDMLVLVGEQTTFLSAAAIAEGFDRNHVFYFDQTAKAAEAIAFIAQDGDVILAKGSRAMELERVVKALQPEWSGGKHE, from the coding sequence ATGCCTTTCGCACTAACCCTCGCCGAGGCAGCCGCCGCGCTTAGTGCCCCCGTCCCCACTGAGGACCTGCCGCTGACCGGCATCTCCACCGACACCCGGACGATCCAGCCGGGGGCGCTCTTTGTCGCGCTCAAGGGAGAAAAATTCGACGGACACAACTACGTGCAGCAAGCGATCGGGGCGGGCGCGGCGGCGGTTGTCGCCGACCACAGCCTCGCCGCAACCGTCCCTGTGCTAGTCGCCAAAAACACCACGACGGCGCTAGGAGATCTCGCTCTGGCCGTGCGCAAGACGTTCACAGGGCCGGTGCTTGGCATCACGGGAAGTGTCGGAAAAACAACAACAAAAGAGCTCACGGGAACTCTTCTTGAGACCATGTTCTCGGTCGCCAAGTCCGGCGCGAACTTCAACAACGAGATAGGAGTCCCGCAGACCATCTTTGGCGCGCCAGAGAGTGCGACCGCCTGGATCCTGGAGATGGGCATGCGCGGCGCGGGGCAGATCGCGGAGCTGGCGCGGATCGCCCAGCCAACGGTCGGGATCATCACGGGAATCGGGCTCTCGCATATCGAGCTCCTGGGAAGCCGCCAGGGGATCGCCAACGCCAAGGCGGAGCTCTTTGAGGCACTCCCCGAGAACGGAATCTCGATCTATCCCGCCACCGACGACTTCGCGCAGACCCTTGCGACAAAGGCGCGTGGCCGCGTGCTGACCGTCGGGCTAGAGGCAAAAGCGGATGTTCAGGCAAGCGATATCGTGCGCCAGGAAAACGGCTGGCGCTTCACGATCCACTCGCCCTGGGGCACCCAAAAAGCCTTCTTGCCGTCGGCGGGGCGCTTCAATATCCAGAACGCCCTGCTCGGGATCGCCGCCGGAGCCGCGCTGGAGATTCCCCTTGACTCGCTCGCCAAGGCCCTGCTGCGCTTCGAGCCGCCCGCCATGCGCCTGGAAGAGGTGAAGGCCGCCTGCGGTGCTACCGTGATCGCCGACTGCTACAACGCCGCCCCGGACTCCATGGTCGGGGCGCTCCAGACCCTCGCCGAGACCCCGCTCCACGGCACGGGCAAGCGGATCGCGGTCCTGGGCGAGATGAAGGAGCTGGGGCGCTTTGCCGAAGAGGCCCACAAGATGGTCGGGCGGGTGGCGGCCAAGCTCAAGCTCGACATGCTCGTGCTGGTTGGGGAGCAGACCACGTTTCTCTCTGCCGCCGCGATCGCCGAGGGCTTCGACCGCAACCATGTTTTCTACTTCGACCAGACCGCCAAGGCCGCCGAGGCGATCGCCTTTATCGCCCAAGACGGTGATGTCATCCTGGCCAAGGGCTCTCGTGCCATGGAGCTTGAGCGCGTGGTCAAGGCCCTCCAGCCCGAGTGGAGTGGAGGAAAACACGAATGA